The following proteins are co-located in the bacterium genome:
- a CDS encoding ABC transporter ATP-binding protein, which translates to MGADNAGLLDVADVHGGYGQQEVLRGLSLRVRPAETVCVIGPNGAGKSTLLKMVFGYLRPARGDVLFEGVSLLGRRPPEILRRGIAYVPQGPSVLPHLTVEDNLELAAYVRSDRQVRGDVQRLLEEFPGLAARRRARAGTLSGGERRMLEIARVLLVNPRLVLLDEPTIGLSVAATDFVYAKVREFHRRGVAVLIVEQNARTALRNSDRAYVLEQGRVRFEGSGEEILGHPDVRRAYLGARA; encoded by the coding sequence ATGGGCGCTGACAACGCGGGCCTGCTCGACGTCGCCGACGTGCACGGCGGCTACGGCCAGCAGGAAGTCCTGCGGGGGTTGTCGCTCCGCGTCCGGCCCGCCGAAACGGTGTGCGTGATCGGACCGAACGGCGCCGGCAAGTCCACCCTGCTCAAGATGGTGTTTGGCTATCTCCGGCCGGCGCGCGGCGACGTGCTCTTTGAGGGCGTCTCGCTCCTCGGGCGCCGTCCGCCGGAGATCCTGCGCCGGGGCATCGCCTACGTGCCGCAGGGCCCGAGTGTCTTGCCACATCTGACCGTCGAAGACAACCTCGAACTCGCCGCGTACGTGCGCTCGGACCGGCAGGTGCGCGGGGACGTGCAGCGCCTGCTCGAGGAGTTTCCGGGGCTGGCCGCGCGCCGGCGCGCCCGCGCCGGAACGCTGAGCGGCGGCGAGCGGCGGATGCTCGAGATCGCCCGGGTACTGCTGGTGAACCCTCGCCTGGTGCTGCTCGACGAGCCGACGATTGGGCTGTCCGTCGCGGCGACCGACTTCGTGTACGCCAAGGTGCGCGAATTCCACCGGCGCGGGGTCGCCGTGCTGATCGTCGAGCAGAACGCCCGCACCGCGCTGCGCAACAGCGACCGGGCGTACGTGCTGGAGCAGGGCCGCGTGCGGTTCGAAGGCAGCGGGGAAGAGATCCTGGGGCATCCGGACGTACGGCGGGCCTACCTTGGAGCACGGGCGTGA
- a CDS encoding hydrolase translates to MSEIRVSAAGASLDGDLTVPTDARGVVLFAHGSGSSRFSPRNRRVAAALQALGIGTLLIDLLTRDEEAADRRTAELRFDIGLLARRLGGIVEWLAARPEGRPGTIGLFGASTGAAAAAIAAAGHPNLVGAVVSRGGRIDLAGDGVLERLGAPTLLIVGDRDVPVLRLNEAALARIRSLRALAIVPGASHLFEEPGALDEVVRLAGMWFGQYLSRRSSAPEGQS, encoded by the coding sequence GTGAGCGAGATCCGCGTCTCCGCCGCCGGCGCGTCGCTGGACGGTGATCTGACGGTTCCCACGGACGCGCGCGGCGTGGTGCTGTTCGCGCACGGCAGCGGCAGCAGCCGTTTCAGTCCGCGCAACCGGCGCGTCGCCGCCGCCCTGCAGGCGCTCGGCATCGGGACGCTGCTGATCGACCTGCTGACGCGCGACGAGGAGGCCGCGGACCGGCGGACGGCGGAGCTGCGGTTCGACATCGGCCTGCTGGCCCGACGCCTCGGCGGTATCGTGGAGTGGCTCGCGGCCCGGCCCGAAGGAAGGCCGGGCACGATCGGGCTCTTCGGGGCGAGCACGGGCGCGGCGGCCGCCGCGATCGCGGCAGCCGGACATCCGAATCTGGTCGGCGCCGTGGTGTCCCGGGGCGGCCGAATCGACCTCGCGGGCGACGGCGTGTTGGAGCGTCTGGGGGCTCCCACGCTGCTGATCGTCGGCGACCGGGATGTGCCGGTGCTGAGGCTGAACGAAGCGGCGCTCGCCCGCATCCGCAGTCTGCGCGCGCTCGCGATCGTGCCGGGCGCCTCGCACCTGTTCGAAGAGCCCGGGGCGCTCGACGAGGTGGTGCGTCTCGCCGGTATGTGGTTCGGGCAGTATCTGAGCCGCAGGAGTTCCGCGCCAGAAGGCCAATCGTAG